The Polyangium mundeleinium genome contains the following window.
GGATCCGCCGAGGAGGGAAGGGCTCATGACGAGGCGCGGGGGCTCGCCGGGCAAGCAGATCCACGTGGCCTCGGCCATCGGGACCGTCGCGGCGTGTGGGACTTGGGGATCATGCGCGGCTCGATCGACGCAGGCGGCACGGCCGTCCGCGAGGAGGCGAGACGCGAGCCGGCCGGGCGCCTCGGCTTCGAGGCCCCACGCGAGCGAGGCGAGCGCGGACAGGACGAACACGAGGAGCCAAACGGGAAGGGCAGAAGCGACGAGCGATCGTGGTGAAGCGCCCAGGGCGAAGACGGCGCGCGCCTCGCCGCGATCGACGAGCCGCGCTGCGGCGAGGGCCGCGCCGAGGGGAGGGGCGAGCACGAGGGCGACTTCGAGCGAGACGGCGAGCGCGGCGCGGGCAAACGGCAAGCCGAGCCGCGCGGGCACGCTCGGCGCGAGGAGGAGCGGCATCGAACGGACGAGGCCCGCGGCGAGCGAGACCGAGGTGACGAGCGCGGCCACGAGCGAAACGTCCCGACAGGTGGGGAGCGCGAGGAGGCGGAGCCCGGGGGGGATCGGGACGATCGAGCGGCTCATGGGTGGGACGGCTGCGGGGAGTGTACTAACGTTCCGGCTCGTGACGGACCGAGCAGCATGCAAGGAGGCCGGATGTCCGCGGTCGTGATCGTCGGCGCCCAGTGGGGGGACGAGGGAAAAGGCAAGATCGTCGACCTGTACACGGAGAGCGCGGACGTCGTCGTGCGCTTCGCCGGAGGGCCAAACGCCGGGCATACGCTCGTCGTGGGCGACGACAAGATCGTCGTGCGGCTCGTGCCGAGCGGAATCCTCCGGGCGCAGGCGCGGTGCATCATGGCGCAGGGCATGGTGGTCGATCCGGCCGTGCTCGTGTCGGAGCTCGACGTGCTCGAAGCGAAAGGACACGCGACGCGCGGGCGCCTGTTCGTCTCGGATCTCGCGCATCTGATCCTGCCCTACCACCGGCTCGTCGACGGCCTGCGCGAGGCGGCCGCAACGGACGGGCAGAAGATCGGGACGACGAAGCGCGGCATCGGGCCGTGTTACGAGGACAAGGCGGCGCGGCGCGGGATCCGCGTCGGGGATCTCGCGGATCTCGACGGCCTCGCGCAGAAGCTCGCGCGGGCGGCGAGCGCGTGGGGCCCGGTGGTGCGCGAGCTCGGCGGCGAGATGCCGGACGTCGAGACGATGATGCCGGAGCTCCGGGCGCTCGCGCCGCGGATCGTCCCGCTCCTCGCGGACACGGCGGTGCTCGCGAACGAGGCGATCCAGAAGGGCGAACGTGTGATGTTCGAGGGCGCGCAGGGGACGCTGCTCGACCTGGATCACGGGACGTACCCGTTCGTGACGTCGTCGTCGGCGGTCGCGGGCGGCGCGTGTGTGGGCGCGGGCGTGGGGCCGACGCGGATCAAGCGGGTCCTCGGGATCACGAAGGGGTACGCGACGCGCGTGGGCGAGGGGCCTTTCCCGACGGAGCTCTCGGGCGACCTCGGTGAGCGGCTGCGGGTCGCGGGCGGCGAATTCGGCTCGGTGACGGGTCGGCCGCGGCGAACGGGTTGGCTCGACCTGCCGGCGCTTCGGTATGCGGCGCGGGTGAACGGGCTCGACGGGCTCGCCGTGACGAAGCTCGACGTGCTCTCGGGGCTCGACACGATCGAGGTGTGCGTCGCGTACGACACGCCCGAGGGACGCACGAAGGAATTGCCGATCCGGCACGTCGGAGCGGTGAAGCCCGTGTACGAGAAGCGACCGGGGTGGCGCGAGCCGCTCTCCCGGGCGCGGACGATGGCAGAGCTGCCCCAGGCCGCGCAGGACTACGTGCGCTACCTCGAAGCCGAGATCGGCGTGCCGGTGTTCTTGGTGTCGGTGGGGCCGCGGCGGGACGAGACGATCGTCCTCAGGGATGCATTTGCTTGAAGGTCAAACGGACAGGCTCTTCATGTCGATCACGAAGCGATAACGCACGTCGCCTTTGACCGTGCGGTCGTACGCCTCGTTGACCTGCTGCATCGGGATCACCTCGACGTCGGAGGTGATCCCCTTCTCGCCGCAATAATCGAGCATCTCCTGCGTCTCTTTGATGCCGCCGATCAAGGAGCCCGCGAGCGTCTTGCGCCCCATGACGAGGCCAAACGCCCCGATGGGGAGCGGCTTCTCCGGCGCGCCCACGAGCACGATCGTGCCGTCGCGCCGGAGCAGGCCGAGCAGCGCATTGACGTCGTGCGTCGCCGAGACGGTGTCGAGGATGAAGTCGAACGAGCCCGACGCCTTGGCGAGCGCGCTCGGATCGCTGCTCACGAGGAAATGGCTCGCGCCGAGCCGGCGCGCATCGGCTTCCTTCCGCGCCGACGTGCTGATCACCGTGACCTCGGCGCCGAACGACGCGGCGAACTTCACGCCCATGTGCCCGAGTCCGCCGAGCCCGACGACGCCGACCCGCTGCCCCGCGCTCACCTTCCAGTGGCGCAAGGGCGAATAGGTCGTGATGCCGGCGCAAAGCAGAGGCGCCGCGGCCGCGGGGTCGAGGCCCTCCGGGACGCGGAGCACGTAGTTCTCGTCCGTCACGATGGTGCTCGCGTACCCGCCGAACGTCGGCGTTTTGCCGTCGCGCTCGAAGCCGTTGTACGTGAGGACCATCCCGCCCGTGCAGAACTGCTCGACGCCTTCCTTGCAGCTCCCACATTCGCGGCACGAATCGACGAAGCAGCCGACGCCGACCAGATCCCCCGCGCGGAACTTCGTGACGCCCTTGCCGGTCCCGGTCACGCGGCCGACGATCTCGTGGCCCGGCACCATGGGAAACGTCGAATTGCCCCACTCGCCACGGA
Protein-coding sequences here:
- a CDS encoding adenylosuccinate synthase; amino-acid sequence: MSAVVIVGAQWGDEGKGKIVDLYTESADVVVRFAGGPNAGHTLVVGDDKIVVRLVPSGILRAQARCIMAQGMVVDPAVLVSELDVLEAKGHATRGRLFVSDLAHLILPYHRLVDGLREAAATDGQKIGTTKRGIGPCYEDKAARRGIRVGDLADLDGLAQKLARAASAWGPVVRELGGEMPDVETMMPELRALAPRIVPLLADTAVLANEAIQKGERVMFEGAQGTLLDLDHGTYPFVTSSSAVAGGACVGAGVGPTRIKRVLGITKGYATRVGEGPFPTELSGDLGERLRVAGGEFGSVTGRPRRTGWLDLPALRYAARVNGLDGLAVTKLDVLSGLDTIEVCVAYDTPEGRTKELPIRHVGAVKPVYEKRPGWREPLSRARTMAELPQAAQDYVRYLEAEIGVPVFLVSVGPRRDETIVLRDAFA
- a CDS encoding NAD(P)-dependent alcohol dehydrogenase, producing MIKAQGYAAQNAQSGLAPFTFDRRDPGANDVVIQILYCGVCHSDIHQVRGEWGNSTFPMVPGHEIVGRVTGTGKGVTKFRAGDLVGVGCFVDSCRECGSCKEGVEQFCTGGMVLTYNGFERDGKTPTFGGYASTIVTDENYVLRVPEGLDPAAAAPLLCAGITTYSPLRHWKVSAGQRVGVVGLGGLGHMGVKFAASFGAEVTVISTSARKEADARRLGASHFLVSSDPSALAKASGSFDFILDTVSATHDVNALLGLLRRDGTIVLVGAPEKPLPIGAFGLVMGRKTLAGSLIGGIKETQEMLDYCGEKGITSDVEVIPMQQVNEAYDRTVKGDVRYRFVIDMKSLSV